The Elaeis guineensis isolate ETL-2024a chromosome 12, EG11, whole genome shotgun sequence sequence CCGCATGGTGTGCGCGGTATAAGATATAATTTCTTCATGAGTGATGCATGGTGGTGCACAGGGTGTAGGGTGCAATATCTCCATGAGTAGAGGAAGGCTTGTTACATGACTTGTTTAAATGATGGGTCATTTGGAGGGAGATAAATTAGGTCTTGCACAGATTCCAGTATTATTGTTGTCACTGGAAACTACCTTTTCGAACTCTGATGTTGATTTGAGATGCAATTTTATAATACTGCTGTTAAGTTGCTTGCGGACTAATTAGGATCATAGTTGCTCTTGCAAGAATCATACGGCTTTTTGATAAAAAATGGCCGTTAAACAAAAGGCAGACAAGATTGCGGTGCTGTCATGCTTATAATGTACGTGAAAAATAGGAAAGACGGATGTCTGCCTCTTGATCTCCTCAAAAAACTATGTAGATTGGGATGTGACTCGTTACCTCCGTGCTACTTGATGTAATATCAAACTGGGTACCAATGCATGGAAGATGAACGGCAATTCAGTTCAAGAACAGTGATTATTATTAGCTCTTggtgcaaaaaaaaagaaaaaagtaggtgatttctttttctttttttttttttgtcattttgaAGCCATAAAACTAAGCATAAGCTATGTGTTATTGCAAAGTGGACAAATCAAGCGTCAAGTAACATTGAATGTGGtaacaaaataaaaaaactagTTCTTGGAGATGGATGGTTTTAAATTTTGTTTTGAGATATCCCGCGCCCCTTCCAccgcatgcatgtatatatgagCAAGCTACGCAAATTATTTGTTGTCACGATGCTAAGAAGTAGACCATTTATATGAATTTAATTGTTGTCATGATAAAATGTATAATGGATTGGATTAACAAAAATGTAACGTAATCATGAATGATCCACCCCTGGACTCTATTTGATGCCATATCTTACCTTTGATATATATGGTACCATCCAGGTAGTTGCAAGCACTCTTCCAGTCTAATAGGGTTGAAGTTGGAGGGTCAAAACTTCTGGGTGCAATCATGCGCTCAAGCTTTCATGCCAAACGTCAATGATTCACTGACAGCAGCAGGGGATTAAAAACCGTCGGCAATGTTTGCACGCAAAAGATATGATAATTGCATGCAATACAAACATGCGTAATTCACACATGCAATAATTAGATCACCATCCATCACCTGTGCATGGGCTATAACAATAGCAATCATAACATATTAGAATCAAAACTGCAATCCTTATCTCAATTATATACAACTACTTTATATGAACCTTATTCGATGTCGTCCAGGTCTCTTGAGCAAGTCTGAGAGTCTTTTTAAAGTttctttgtttcctttttttttttttttttttttctctctctctctgagggtAACAAGTCTGAGAGTCACAAATATCTCCTGTTCAAGTCCGGACAACCAAGGTCATGATTGGAACCCCAACTCTGCATATGCACACacaaatatgcatgtatgtatggatGCAGGGTTATGTATTTATGCATGTGAATGCTCTGCAGTCCAACCAAAGCTGACGAGGATCTGAACTCgagatctgaaaaaaataaagcaTGCATACCTACTGTTCAAGTAACAAGCATCAGAGGGGTGCATTTCTAAGGCGCGATGGCTGCCCTGCAGCACTACCCTACAATACCTAAAACGGGGTTTTGAATATTGGAAGTTGGAACTGCGGCCGTCAAAGATCCAACGCATCCAAGAAAGTAAAATATGCCGGACGTTCCGCTCAAAGGCCTTGGGAAGCACAAATACTTGATCTAAGTTGTATAGGGAGCTTATATCCGCTGAATATGGTCGATGCATGTATCAGAGACGTGTAATGTGATGCAAGACACTTGGTCTCCTactgaagtaaaaaaaaaaaaaaagggaggcgtTTACGGTATATACGACATTTCTTGTCTAATATTATTTTCCAAAGTGGAACCATCTGTTTAGCATTTTACGTGACTAACCATATAAGACAACATTATGAGACTTAATGATGATTTTCTAAACATTTTATATTTTGATTCTCACTGAATATATCTATTCATATATATggtataatatttttgattcaccaGACAAAAAAAAGAGGAAGCTACCACGCAACCATTGTCATTGAGATCTAACTTGACCTGAGCATCGAGTTAAGCTGACGAGGTCAATGGAAAGGTTGGTCTATCTGTTGGATCGGTCGGAGGGATCGAATTAAAGACTGCGGCATATCTTCGAAGCAAGGAGAATGAAGAAAGCTATGCTCAGCTGGTGGCTCCAATGCTGTGCTCGAAACACTATAAATAGAGAAAGTCTGCTCGCCGGAGAATGTTCGATAAGAGACATCTTTATATCTAAGTCAGACTCAATTTTAGAGGAATGATAGAGATGTTTGAGAGTGGCAGCGTAAGGGAAACAAAAGAGCATTCAGACAACTAGGAAAGATTTATTTGAACAATCTCCAAGAGTGGTTTATTTACGTGAGGGTTGCGCTTATCACCAAGAAATCAGACACATACATTGGCCATTTTTGATAACCAAGTGTTCCTTGATCAAAAATCATGCATGGGCATTTGCTTATGATGTGGTTATAGAAACCATATATGGTCATAGCCGATCTATCACCATTTTATCGgaatatttgaaattcaaaggATTTTCTATATGCCTTTGTGTTCGGTCATATAGTAGATTTTTATTAATTGGCTTGTGGTTTCATGTTGAGCTCTTATTGGCTGGTTTGTATCTTTATTGTTGTAAGTTTAGAGGCAAGTCACGAACCATACTTGTTGCGGTCCATTTGGGCCGATTCATGGCATACCATCTTATGGTTTTTCCTTAAAAAGGTACCATATGGGAGAAAGCAGACTTTGATCCCCTATAAATTAAAGTTCTTTTTGACTCATAGTCAACGTGGAACTAAAGGTACCGTCCTCCTACAATAATAGCCCCTTCACTCAAGGGAAACAAAAGAATATTTAGACAACTAGAAAAGATTTATTTGAAGCATCTTCGAGAGTGGTTTATTTATGTGAGGGTTGGCGCTTACCGTTAAGAAAATTAGACACATGCATTGGCCATTTTTGGTAACCAAGTGCTCCTTGATTGAAAATCATATCTAGGCGTTTGCTTGTCATGTGGTTATAGAAACCGTATGCGATCATAGTTGAGCTATCATTAATTTATCGGAGTGCCTTTATGTTCGATCATGTAGTAGGTTTTTATCGATTGGCTTATAACTTCATGTTGAGCTCTCATTGGCCAGTTTGTATCTCTACCGTTGTAAGTTTAGAGGTAAGTCACAAACCGTACTTGTTGCGGTCCATTTGGGCCAGTTCATGGTATACAATCTcatgattttttcttttaaaagataCCTTACGGGGGGAGAGTAAATTCTGATCTGAtataaatcagaatttttttcaACTCACAATCGATGTAGGACCAAAAGTACCGTCCTCCCATATCAATAGCCCTTTCAATCAAGAGAGACTCTATGTGTGGGCAGGATGTGATTTTCATAGAACGTGCCAATGTTATGGTCAAGAGCTCGGATGGCTAGTATGGATCGGCTTTATGCTTGCTCACGTGAGATATTGCCCACTTTGATCGGTCCATGATATAAGATTTTATGATTTTGTCTTTTAAAAATATCTCATAAGGGAATAAAAAATATCGAtcttatataaattaaatttttttttgattcataatcaatattatataaaaaaaaatttcgtaatCGATGCAAGGCTAAAGATATGGTACTTGCATAATAACACCCATAATGACTTTAACACGTTTCTAGGCTACGTAGGGAAAGGAATCAAGAGGACTATTGGGGTTGGATTGAGTCTTTCTTCTTTAAGCGGTGCCAATTAAAGTAACTAAACAAAAGGAGAATCCGAACGCAGTAGCTCGAAGCTGGATGACCGGTGGTCAGTGCACGTGGCCAACTCATCAGTTTCCATTCGAAGAAATCATCTTCCAACATCCTGCTTCAAAAGTCGAACGCATTtccattttgatttgattttatttttttaaatagctgCTGCATCAATGGCCACGATGATGGAGTTAAAAAAAAGCTGATgctatctacaataattaaaaggTGAAATTCCTGTCATCAGACGCTTCCTCTGGATGGTTTAGATAATACGAACATAATAATCAGGTAGGAGAATCAAATATGGTGGGGATTAGGGAGATAAGAATCTAATGAAATGGATGGATCTTGAATTGTTTAACCATGTATGGGTTGATTGAATTGGTAGATTATTTTAAAAGTACATGGACGGTGTACCAGCAATGTACTCGGACCAATTTCAATCTCTTCAATTGCTGAGACAAAGCCCTTGGAGCATGCATCTCCTGTTAATTAGATTCGAACTTTATGAGGTGTAATCCACGAGTTATATACAATGTGAACCAATAGGTCTGCTATTAAACCAACGAACAAGCTCTTCTGTCACACTAGTTTtgaaattggatcaaatccaaacaATGTAATATTATCATACAGTTAGTCCACATCCCGAGTAATGCAAGATTTTTACGAATTCGGGGACGTAGATGCTGCAAGCTGTGGATTAAGTTTTGCAATTTTGTACCAGTTTTTATCCCGCATATTGTCAGACATCTACATGGTAGCCGGCGATTCTTGTAGCTATTTTCTGAACGGTTGGGGTGTCTTGTTAACATGCATCAAACAAGTACGTGGCTACAGACATGTCACGTACGTAGTCAACATGCCTAATTTGAATAGCCAGATCAACTGCAATATTCGTACCACAATGTTAAGGTTCTCTCTCCCTACGCGCAAGCATGCACGCATGCACATGTACATGTTCGCGCATTGGAGGTGAGCCATCTAGCGTGCATCATCAGTGTCATCCATCTTCCGAGAGAGAGAGTCCTTAATGCTTAAAAGACATGATGCATTAGACGCCATAATTATGGAGATCAACTTATCTAATAAATCTTAAATGCATgtggaataaaattttaaataaattatatttttaatttttaaactatatcaaattttttaaataatttttaaattataaaattataatttttatcctTCGAactttttgaactgttttaatatTGTCCTTCATCCATTTCAGACAACTTTTTTGCACCAAAAATTCTATGTGGCAGTCATCGATGCTTATGTGGCAGTCACCCGTgctaatttgaaattaaaaaaaaaaaaacctctctctctctccctcatgACCCCCTTCCCTCCACAACTGCGCCGCCGCACTTCTCCGTTGCAGCCCCTTCCGGCCACCCCCCATCCCGTGCTCATGCCGTCGCACGCCCTCCTTACCGTCCCTCTTTGCCGCGACCCCTAGCCCCCTCACCATCATTGGTGCCCATCTCCGCCGCCCCTACCGTCCCTCTCTGTCGTAGGCCCCCACCGTCGTGTCCCCTCCCCAATTAGTGCTTGTGCCTCACCCCTCCCCACAATAGTTGAATTTATCCCAAGAATCGTTGAGTGCAGTCATGGATTCAACGATTGTGGCTATGTTATTCTTGGGTTAATCCCATCTCCCCCGCCCCTCAACCATTGGCATCCATCTCCGGCCTCCCTATCGACGTCCCTCTTCACTGTAGCCCCCACCCCCTCCTAACCCTCGGTGTCTGTCACCACCCCCCTTGCATCCCTCTCCACCGTAGCCACCACCCTTGGCCCCGCCCGGCCTCCAGATTGGCCGCCTCTCGCCCTCCACTGCCGTCCCCTCTGTCTTCTTCCTTGCCTCCTACCGAGCCTCTTTCCTGCCGCTACCAACATTCCAAAAATGaataagaaatgaaaaaaaaaagcaaaaaaaaaaagctcctgTTCCTCCGACGTCGCCTAAGCTTTTCTATTCCATTGTTCCAAGCCTCCCACACTGTTGAGCTGGTGGGGAGAGGGGGCGCAGAGCCCACTGATGATGACGGGGGGTGAGACAGGCCGCACTGGAGAGTGGAAGCATGGGGCACGTGAGGTGAGGTGGGGTGGGGGTAGGGGCGCACAACCTACCGGCACCGGGCGGATGGGGTTGCGGTCGGAGGGTTGGtcaagaggaaggagaagacttctgagtcttcttcattcttttttttttaagttgcTTTGCGATTCGAACTTTGCTACACAAGCACGTTAATGCTAACTCTtcaaaaaatagtaataaaaatagtAATTCAACAAGAAATAACTAAACCAGTAAGTAAAAATTATCGAAAATCGATTGCGACGTTAAGACAATTCGAAATGGTCAGAGACAAAAAAAATTACGGTTTTatagttaaaaattattttaaaaaatttaatataatttaaaaattaagaacataatttatcttaaaattttcAACGAAGTCCCAAGTTTTGACATCGTTAGCACCGTTCGGATTCAACGCCTACCGTATCATAATTATCATTTTGATAGATCAATGACTGAGTGACATACGGCATGTGGATGGTTTCTTAAGCGAATAGCACAGATGGTAGTAGCTCGATGACATTTCGAAATAGTAAACAAGAAAGAATGTAACAGTCTGATCGTTTGAGAATCTCATGGCCAGATTGCAACAGTCTCTTATCCTTCTCTTCACATAAATCAGGCTAGAGGATCTCAAGAATTAGAATTTTTCATCTCACTCATAGCTTATAGCCTTGAgctcttcttctttcttaaatTTTGTTTCATCAAAGTTTTATCTGATTTAGACTTCTGAGCATCCCATATTGGATGTCTCAGTGATCTGATCATCTTTTTGCTTGCAGGTCGGATTCCATACTGTGTAGGGCAACCTTATCCGATCAATCACGGTTACCAACATCAACTCCGTCAGGTACGTAGGACCATAGGAAGCAACAACTATCAGAGTTCAAACTCTGAAATTGAATCACCTTTACAGATTCGAGTGAGCTCACCAAACACAATTCTTTTCCAAGTGAGTAAAACAAAACACCAAGAAAGAGTTGGTCAGATCTCAGTTCAGGTGTTCCCAgcaaaagaataaaaaagaagaagaaaacctTCCGTCTTAACTGACTCCCGCAGCacgatgaagagagagagagagagagagcaggatGGATGCGAGCAATCTGAAACGAATGCTGCCCCATCGTACCCCGTCCCCATTGGTCGAACCATTTAACGTTATATGACCTCCGGAAGACCACCAGACCGTGTCCCACCCTGATGGTCAAGCGGACAGCACGCATAAGATCACAGCCGTCCAATCAAGATTGGACGGCAACAAGTTTGAACCCCTCGCACCCAAAAGGGTCGCGACAAGCGACCTCGCATTAAAAGGGAGGCCTCCAATCTCGGCCGTCCAATCAAGTTCTGATGGTGATGGGTTCATTCAATGCACGGACATAGTTGGATGTCAGATCACAGACTCTGCTGTAGCAGCGGGATCTTCCCCCTTTAACTTTAAATCACACGGCTCACATTCCGAGGCCAAAGACCCTAATCATtgcacccccccccccacccccctcttTCTCCATCTCTCTCTTCCCCTTCTCAATTTAATGCAATTATCTCCCCCTTTTTGTGGCCTCACCCCACACCATCCCAATTTTACCCTAATTCCCCGCTTTTTCTCGTTTTCCGAGCTATTTCAGTGTCTTGCTTTCTGGAGATTTCCGAATTTCTCTGCAGGCGATAATAATTTGTTAAGCAGTAATTGAGACTTGGTCTGGACTGACGACCGTTAAGTATCGTATGACGGGGAGCAAGTTAGGGATGTTATGCGGTAATTATTAACTCAGTCTTTTCCTTACCTAAAGGAATTGATGTTACTGAAACCTTGTtcgaaataattttagaaaaaccgAGCAACTTGTAGCTTGAGATCAATATGGCATGTTAGTGCTAGGGTTAAATTTCCCACGGTCacgtttaaatttaattttaatcctTTGTACTGTTCTCTATCTTTCCCTTTTATCTACAGTGAGTACGCTGGTAATAGATTCACACGAAGCCTCGTTCTAAAGTACGAAAGTGTGTACTTTTTatttaaaagtacaaaaaaacTGTACTTATTCTCTTATGCTGTTTTTCTCTTGATTAACACGTTAGCTTAACAAAattagatattatattttatttaaatataaatattatttatctaaatttatttacatacaaacattattttttagaaaaattaataTCACCGTGCATAGGAAAAAATCCTAAAGAGATCAAGGCCGTTCATATTTGCATACAAATATCTTGAACGGATAATGAAATTTCGTTAAATTTGGGTCGCTTAGACAATAGCCATTGTCATTATACTGCTCCGGGAGACGGTTCCCGGCACCGTTAAAAAGAATGACAGTGTTATTTAAGTGTTTTTTCTCGTTTGCAcccattttaataattttatattaataaaatatgaaaagaaaaaaaaaaagggatgggaGATAAAATTGAGAGGAACCGTACGTGTACGCAGGTCTGACATCTGGGGGTCATCGGTAATCGGTAAAACCATTCCCGCCCCAAGCAAAAGATCTGGCGGTAGCCGGAGGAAACAGCAAGACCCGCCCCCCGCCTGGGGTCTGGTGACCGCCCCGGTAATCCCGGCGCCAGGTCTGACGTCACCTTCTCCCCAGCACCGTACGGTCTCCTCCCACCCCACCGAGACCCCGCCTAACCGGTCCAATCGAAGAATGCCACGTCAGTCAGAACTGCCACCGTGGAACCGATCGGTGGCACTTCCGTCAATTAAGCAAGCTCGGGGAGATGGTTTCCATTATCTTCCTCCCGCAAACAGCCAGTGGCACGAGCCGTAATTATCGGTTCCTGACGTGCCCGTTTGTCAAGCACTTCCCCTCTGCTCCCGGCCTTTATAAACGAGGACGGGAAAGAGGGCGAAATTTTTCTGTACCAAAAAAGAGGGCGAAAATTTTCTCAGGTCGTCGTTGAGCTGTCTAGCCGTTGCTAGTAGGCGATCGAGCTCTCGGCCCGTTAAATATAACGCCAAACGCGACGGTGGCCATAACTCTCCGACGAAACCCGGCCGAGGAATTGGCCGCCGCGGCGATTCGGAGAACCCCTAGTTCCGACGCATGTGCTCGCCAGGTAAGGGGCAAAAGATCgtcgatttatttatttattttttcgttGAGTTTGGGGAAATCCCGTAGGTTTCTTCTTTTCGTAAATCGCAATCTTAGCCGTCGATTCGTCCAATAATCGTGGTTCtcgagaataataataatagtgatAATAATAATCTACCGCGGCTTGGAACGGAGACTTAACGGCATGAAGTAACGGCTGATGAATAATATTTGGGGCTGGGAAGCAAGAGAGAATACTTTTGTGCGGTGGGTCGCAATCTTTGGGGCTCCTTTATTTTTCCTTTTGGGATAACTTTTCGTCTTTCAAAAAAGCGGTTTATTCTCCGCGCTTTGTTCTCTGGTTCGTGTTGTTTACCCTCCCTTCCTCTACAGTACTAAAAgccaaaaagataaaagaaactgTCAGCAAAATACGTTACCTGTTGAACATTTTTGCATGCATAAGGTATAatatacaaaaataaaagaaatacgaGAATAGTTTACTTTTTGTTAATTATAGAAGAAGATAGTCGGAGATGCACACAGTGAAGACCCCATAAAGGAGTTTGGTCTGCGTTCTCTATCCACTGCCTTTCTCTTCGGCTTATTTTATACATTTTAAGTGGTGTCGTGAGCTAGGTCTCAGTAAGGCATATAGCTTTCACGCCTTTTGCTCTTGACCTCTCCGCctcctctcccccctctctctctctccccccccccccccccccccccccccccccgggtGGTTCATCTTCTCTCCTTGCTTCAAAATCCTCGCAACTCCTCTTCCTTCCCTGATATTCTGCTTTGTTTCCTTCTTGTTTACATATGCGTGTTCTATCTTCACTTAACAATCCGATCCTGGTTtgtatagaagaaaaaaaaagaaagaatgatGTCTCCATCATTTAAAATTATCGCGAGGCACCAGGAAACCTGCTGCTGCTAGAGAGAATCTCAAGGGAGGATGCAGGACTCGCAAAATTGGCTTCTCGGGATGAACAGCTTCCGGCCCGAATCCGAAGCCCACGTCGCTCAACAGAGCCGCCGCGACAAGCTCCGGGTCCAGCACATCGACCCGATCCCCGATCTCGTCCAGGTCCGGGACGTCTATGACCCGGCCTTGTTCTCATCCTCGGCGCACATCCATAATTTACCGTTGGGCGGCGCCGAAACCTCGATTACGAACCCGTCGCCGTCCAGCTTTCAGGAAACGCCCGGCCATCTCGCCCGCGCCAGCGATCCCCGGGGACCGTGCGTCTGGCGAGCGCAGCAGCCCAGCTGCGACTGGATCGTTGCGAGCCCCGCACCGATGACAAACAGTTTGGCTTCACCCGGTGCCTCCCACTTCAAGCCCGGCTTCTCGTCGTATCCGGATGCATCCACGGAGCTTTCAAGCCAAGAGAACCACGAGCAGCAGTGCGGGGACTTGCACTTCCCCTCTTCTCAATTCCACCACCCCGCTCTCCAAGACGTGGTTACCTCCGTGGGCGACCATGGCCTTGAACTGCCGTCCGTTCGCGAGCCCGGTCAGCCAGGCTCGTGGGTCGACAGTGGAAACGAATTGCTGCTTCTGCCGAGCTTCGCTGAGCAGCCGAACACAGTGTGGGTGAGCCGGCAGCCTCCACAGTGGAATGGGGAAGGAGGGTTTACAAGGGGCAAAGTCGAAGAGGGGTTTACCACCGTTGGGAGTGAGGGAGGGGCGCAAGGTCTGTCGTTGACCCTCTCGTCGAACCCGGCGTCGGAGCTCCATGTGGCTCAGCTGGAAGAGAGGTTCGGACTACCAAGTTCGAGGGCGAGTGGCGCCGGGCAGTCCTGCCCGTACCCCAGGTTCTCGATGGGTGATAGAGGTTATGGGGGCTCGCTTCAGGGTATGGTGAGCTCGCCGGTGGCGGAAACTCGTAGGGCCGTGGGGCCGCTGGGGCCTTTTACGGGATACGCCACCATTCTGAAGAGCTCCAGGTTCTTGAAGCCGGCTCAGCAGCTGCTGGACGAATTTTGCAGCGCTGTGAAGCAGTGTCATGTGGGTGGCAGCAGTTGTGGGGTTTCGAGTGCCAATTGTGATGGTGTGGTAGCCGGTGAGAAAGAGAACAGCGCAAGGGGAGGGAGTTCGGCGGTGTCGTCGTCGTCCACGTTTCATGGTTCTTCGACGGAAGCTGCTGTGGGTGGCGAGGCGGCTCAAATTCATCGCCCCGAGATGCAGCAGAAGAAGGCGAAGCTCTTGTACATGCTGGGAGAGGTTAGTTTTATATGAGATAATAATGCTTGCTTTATGTGTGTTAATTGTTATTATCTGCTCCATGCTACTTGTTGATTTCTTAGTCAAATTGTCTTTTAGAAGTAAGCTTAACTTTTCTGCATGTCAAATCAGTGACTTTATGTTTGTTGATATCGTCAGATTGCTTGCAGCAGTGTATAT is a genomic window containing:
- the LOC105055580 gene encoding BEL1-like homeodomain protein 8, with the translated sequence MQDSQNWLLGMNSFRPESEAHVAQQSRRDKLRVQHIDPIPDLVQVRDVYDPALFSSSAHIHNLPLGGAETSITNPSPSSFQETPGHLARASDPRGPCVWRAQQPSCDWIVASPAPMTNSLASPGASHFKPGFSSYPDASTELSSQENHEQQCGDLHFPSSQFHHPALQDVVTSVGDHGLELPSVREPGQPGSWVDSGNELLLLPSFAEQPNTVWVSRQPPQWNGEGGFTRGKVEEGFTTVGSEGGAQGLSLTLSSNPASELHVAQLEERFGLPSSRASGAGQSCPYPRFSMGDRGYGGSLQGMVSSPVAETRRAVGPLGPFTGYATILKSSRFLKPAQQLLDEFCSAVKQCHVGGSSCGVSSANCDGVVAGEKENSARGGSSAVSSSSTFHGSSTEAAVGGEAAQIHRPEMQQKKAKLLYMLGEVCRRYKQYHQQMQMVVSAFDSVAGLSSATPYTSLALKSVSKHFRCIKNAISDQLQHISKVLGEEFIKSPCSSRGETTMTPKLKYVDQSLRKQKAGENSLGFVDQNQPVWRPQRGLPERAVAVLRAWLFDHFLHPYPTDTDKHMLATQTGLSRNQVSNWFINARVRLWKPMVEEIHMLETKGMNGMDLNSGNRNGGTKPPIADAGRPSNGQMAEGQCNKPLDCSSMEPVLNDGGTQSTEPWHCEKRSRMDECGIPTSMDGNLISFGTYHSAMDVGGLGAVSLTLGLRHEDGQQQQQQQMRHFGSQMLHDFVG